DNA from Deltaproteobacteria bacterium:
CCGGAAGTTCTTCGAATCGGCCAGCAGCGCTTTCGGGAACACGCGGTCCTTGACGATCTTCTGGTCGGCGTAGAGGTCCTGGATGAAGCAGTTGAGCGCCGTCACACGTTGCTTCAGGCCCGCCTGCGTGCGCTCCCACTCGGTGCGCGAGATCACCCGCGGCAGGATGTCGAAGGGCCAGGCGCGGTCCACGTTGCGACCGTCGGAGTAGACCGTGAAGGTGATGCCCATGGCCTTGATCGTCAGCTCGGAGGCGAGCCGCCGCGCGGCGAGCTCGGCTGTGGAGAGGCCGCTCAGGTACTCGACCAGCGGGCGCGCCGCCGTCCGCGGCTCGCCCGCCGCCTCCAGGAGCTCGTCGAAGGCTTGGGAACGGTAGTGTCGCCAGTCGATGGGCATGCGCGTGCCTCAGGCCCTCCGGAGGTCCAGGGTGGAGGGATGCTCGGGGTCGACGCGCGGCGGCGTCGCCGCGTACGCGCCGGGCGTGTGGCCGAAGGGCTCGAACCTCGAGAGTCGCCGCGATTCCGCCTCCCGCGCGTTCACCGGAAAGGCTTCGTAGCTGCGGCCTGCAGGGTGGGCGACGTGATAGGTGCACCCGCCGAGCGCGCGGCCACTCCACGTGTCGTACAGGTCGAACGCCAGGGGCGTGTGGACGCCGATCGTGGGGTGGAGGCACGCCCAGGGCTGCCACGCCCGGTAGCGCACGCCGGCCACCTGGACGCCGGCCGTGCCGGTCGAGGCGAGCGGCAGCGCGCGCCCGTTGCAGGTGACCCAGTGGCGACCGGGCGTGAGGCCCGACGCCGTGATCTGCAGCCGCTCGAGCGAGGAGTCGACGTAGCGGGTGGTGCCGGTCGCCCCGGGCTCTTCACCGAGCACGGGCCACGGCTCGAGGGCGTGTCGCACCTCGATCTCCACGTCGCCGTAGCGCGCGGCACCGTAGCGCGGGAAGCGGAACTCGTACTGCGCCTCGAACCACTCGAGGCGGAACGGAAACCCGGCGCGGTCGAGGTCCGCCACCACCTCGGTGAAATCCATCCAGATGAAGTGCGGGAGCAGGAAGCAATCGTGGAGCATCGAGCCCCAGCGCACGAGCGCGCGGCGGTACGGCTCGTCCCAGAACCAGGCGAGGAGCGCGCGTACGAGGAGCTGCTGCACGAGGCTCATGCGAGGGTGCGGCGGCATCTCGAAGGAGCGGAGCTCCACGAGCCCGAGGCGCCCGCTCGCCGATTCGGGGGCGTAGAGCTTGTCGATGCAGAACTCCGTCCGGTGCGTGTTGCCCGCCACGTCCACGAGGAGATGACGCAGGATGCGGTCCACCAGCCAGGGCGGGAACTCACTCCCCCTCGGCGGGAGCGTGGCGAGCGCGATCTCGAGCTCGTAGAGCTGGTTGTCGCGCGCCTCGTCCACCCGCGGGTGCTGCGAGGTGGGGCCGATGAAGAGGCCCGAGAACAGGTACGAAAGGGACGGATGGTTCTGCCAGTAGCGGAGGAGGCTGCCGAGCAGGTCCGGGCGGCGGAGGAACGGGCTGTCGAGCGGATGCGCGGCGCCGACGACGATGTGATTCCCCCCGCCGGTGCCGACGGCGCGGCCATCGATCAGGAACTTCTCGGCGGTGAGCCGCGCGAGCCGTGCTTCCTCGTAGACCGCGAGCGTGTTCTCCCGCAGCTCTCCCCAGGAGTGCGCCGGGTGGATGTTCACCTCGATCACACCGGGGTCGGGCGTGATCTGGATGCGGTTCAGGTCCGGGTGCGGCGGCAGCGGGTAGCCTTCGATCCGCACCGGCGCCTCGAGCTCCGCCGCGACGTCCTCGATTGCCGCGATCAGGTCGATGTAGTCCTCGGCGGTGGCGACGGGTGGCAGGAAGACGTTGAGGAAGCCGTCGCGCGCCTCGACGACGAGCGCGGTGCGGACGGCGAGCGCTTCCCCGTCGCGCGGCCCGTCGCGTCGCCGGTCCCGACTGGTCTGCGGGTACGGCTGCCGCCGAGGCTCGACGTCGGGCAATGGCCCTTGCGGCGCGGTGGGATCGCGGGCGAGCACCGACGGGAAATCGCTCGCCGGGAGCCACGGGAGCTGGTCGAGCGGCAGCCGGAGCCCGACCGGCGAGTCTCCCGGGGTGAGGAAGAGCGAGCCGCCGCGGAACGTCCAGCGCTCGCTCAGCCAGCGCGCGTCCGACCGCTGCAGCGGTAGGACATGGCCCCGCGGCGTGCCGAGGCCGCGCTCGAACACCTGCGCGAGGCGCGCGCGGTCCTCGGGATCGCGCAGACGGTTGTCGAGCGGGTCGACGTTGACCGGCAGCCGCCGCTCCTTCAGCAGGTAGTGGAAGGGGTCCTCGTAGGCGGGAAGCGCGCAGGCGGGGTCCACGCCGAGCCGCTCCGCCAGCCGGCGCGCGAACCGCGCGGCCAGCTCCTCGGTCGCAGGCGCCGCGGAGGTGGGGGCCGGCAGGCGCCAGAGCGGTTGCCCGTCGCGGCGCCAGTAGAGCGAGTACACCCAGCGCGGCAGCGACTCGCCCGGGTACCACTTGCCCTGGCCGTAGGTGACGAGGCCGCCGGGGGCGAGCCGCTCCCTCAGCCTCTGGATGAGCGCCGCCGCGAGCCGCTCCTTGGTGGGTCCGACGGCGGCGACGTTCCACTCCTCGCCCTCCATGTCGTCGAGCGAGACGAACGTCGGCTCGCCCCCCATCGTGAGCCGGACGTCGTCCGCCCGCAGCCGGCGCTCGACCGCGTCGCCGAGCGCGTCGATCGCCGCCCATTGCTCCTCGGTGTACGGACGGGTCGAGCGCGGCGATTCGGCGATTCGCGAAACCGACATCTCGTGGGAGAAGTCGACCTCGCATTCCTCGACCGTCCCCGTGATCGCGGCCGCCGTCTGGGGCTCGGGAGTCGCCGCGAGCGGGAGATGCCCCTCGGCCGCGAAGAGACCGGAGGTCGGGTCGAGCCCGAGCCACCCGGCGCCCGGGACGAAGACCTCGGCCCAGGCGTGGAGGTCGGTGAAGTCGCGTTCCGGGCCGGAGGGGCCGTCGAGGGACTTCACGTCCTGCTCGAGCTGGATCAGGTAGCCGGAGACGAAGCGAGCGGCGAGGCCGATGTGGCGGAGAGACTGCACGAGCAGCCAGCCGCTG
Protein-coding regions in this window:
- a CDS encoding transglutaminase family protein, which codes for MSVQVALRHRTAYRYDRLVSLSPQTVRLRPAPHTRTPVVSYSLKVEPRPHFLNWQQDPFGNWQARVVFPGEVREFVVTVDLVAALSAFNPFDFFVEDYAGEWPFEYERSLEADLRPYLRREPAGPRLQALLASLPRGPCKTVDFLVTLNQRLQREVRYLIRLEPGVQTPEDTLAKASGSCRDSGWLLVQSLRHIGLAARFVSGYLIQLEQDVKSLDGPSGPERDFTDLHAWAEVFVPGAGWLGLDPTSGLFAAEGHLPLAATPEPQTAAAITGTVEECEVDFSHEMSVSRIAESPRSTRPYTEEQWAAIDALGDAVERRLRADDVRLTMGGEPTFVSLDDMEGEEWNVAAVGPTKERLAAALIQRLRERLAPGGLVTYGQGKWYPGESLPRWVYSLYWRRDGQPLWRLPAPTSAAPATEELAARFARRLAERLGVDPACALPAYEDPFHYLLKERRLPVNVDPLDNRLRDPEDRARLAQVFERGLGTPRGHVLPLQRSDARWLSERWTFRGGSLFLTPGDSPVGLRLPLDQLPWLPASDFPSVLARDPTAPQGPLPDVEPRRQPYPQTSRDRRRDGPRDGEALAVRTALVVEARDGFLNVFLPPVATAEDYIDLIAAIEDVAAELEAPVRIEGYPLPPHPDLNRIQITPDPGVIEVNIHPAHSWGELRENTLAVYEEARLARLTAEKFLIDGRAVGTGGGNHIVVGAAHPLDSPFLRRPDLLGSLLRYWQNHPSLSYLFSGLFIGPTSQHPRVDEARDNQLYELEIALATLPPRGSEFPPWLVDRILRHLLVDVAGNTHRTEFCIDKLYAPESASGRLGLVELRSFEMPPHPRMSLVQQLLVRALLAWFWDEPYRRALVRWGSMLHDCFLLPHFIWMDFTEVVADLDRAGFPFRLEWFEAQYEFRFPRYGAARYGDVEIEVRHALEPWPVLGEEPGATGTTRYVDSSLERLQITASGLTPGRHWVTCNGRALPLASTGTAGVQVAGVRYRAWQPWACLHPTIGVHTPLAFDLYDTWSGRALGGCTYHVAHPAGRSYEAFPVNAREAESRRLSRFEPFGHTPGAYAATPPRVDPEHPSTLDLRRA